The Setaria italica strain Yugu1 chromosome VIII, Setaria_italica_v2.0, whole genome shotgun sequence genome includes the window TAATGTTAGTAGTCATACTCCATGCTGTCGTCATACAAGATCTCGAGAATCTACAGATATTTTTGGACAAAAATCTAGGCTATACCGAATAGTACATCAATTAGTTCATACACAACAAATTATCTGCGACATCAACTTTTAATAAATATTCGTAGCTTTGTTTGGACTTCATTGGTAGAATCAGGCATACTGGACGCCATCTTATTCCATCTTTCACTTCAAAATAGGCCCCTCTTTAGTTTAAGAAGCCTTATGTCAGACAACGCAACAGATTTTTGCAAGCACCACAGGTTCTATTTACTGAAGTAGACTGTCGATGTCAATGGATTCGCCAATATAAAATAAGTTTTCGCACTGGCCAACCTCCCACTCTAGGCACCCGCCTAGAGGCTGCCACCATGGCGAGCTCATACCCAGCTCTTCCAGCACCGGGGTTGACTGCTCGAGAAGCTCAGCAGCCTCATGGTCCATGGCTGCTTGCAGCTCCTCCGGTGAATTACACAAATCCGGTTTCTCACACACCACCAGGCCGTCATCGTCGCAAGTCGACGAGGGTGAACCATTTAGTTCCCCATCCATGACGCCTGCAGAACCAAAGTTGATGACGAACTTCTCTACCTTTTCGTCGTTGCCCATGAGTGAGGTGCCCATGCAGCAGGTGTGTTCATCAAAGTAGGTTATGATATAGACGGAAGGGTCGGCCTCCGACTGCTGCACCTGCCGCCTGGCCCTGCAGCCGTTGTCATCGTTGTAGCTGCAGCGGAAGTAGAGCCTGCCCGACAACATGTTGACACGATCAAACTTGGATGCTTGGTTAATTACTTGAACAATTGCTTCCATGGGGATGCGATTTATCTGATGAATCTTGTGATTGAACAACAGATCCCCACCTCGGGTGCTTGCTGCCGTGGATGTTCTTTTGCCCGTACTTCCTCCAGGCGAAGCCGTCCTCCATTGTCCATTTCTTCTCCACTCGTATTCCTCTCTCGCCACCGCTGACCCTGCACATTAGTATTTAGTACTCAACTGTTTTTGTATTGAATTCGAAGATGCAGTGATGACCAACCACGAGATTGATTGTTAAGTACCTCAGCCTTTTGGACCTCGTTGTAGAAGGCAGATCAGCTGGGCCACCGCGCTCTGGCTTGCGCTTCTTGCCCATGCTCCCATTCAGCGCGGCGAGGGCTCGGTCGCAGCAATGTAGGATCTGCTCGACAAGGTCCTGAAGCTCATGGGGCATCGTGCTGATCTCCGGCAGCTGCTGCTGGTCTAGCATAGCGTGCAGACGGGCAGCTGACTCCCTTCCCTTGGCAAGAATCTCTGACGCTGCAAAACCAGGAGCGCTCACCCTTTCCATATGCTTCCCCTCCCCTCACTCTCTGGAAGGACTATATGATAGGATCTGAGTGATCTCTTTGTGCCTTTGCCAATTTCGGATGCGGTGTCCTGGGAAAAGGAGCCAGCTGCTAGACTAGCATATATAGAGAGAAACAGAGCTGGCCTGGCAGCGATTAATCTGGTAACGCGCAGTTTCTAATTGTTCTGCTTAGTAGCTCAGATCTAGTCGCCATGTCGTATAGCTTAATAGATCGATTACTCCTCCCCTTCCGTTGACAAAAATATTAGTTGTTTGAGACACGACACAACAATAAAAAATAGATCAAATGGCAATGTTGCCCTTCATTGATTTTGTATTTGTAAGGACAAGTAATGACAATGTGTATTGATTTGTCGTATAGCAAATACGGGTCAAATAAAAATGTTGACATTTTTTTATTAGAGTGCGTTATAAAATGGGATTTACTTTAAATTTAACCAAGATCTTGCTTATGTTTTATGTATTTTAAATTTTCTTCATTATACTCTTTACACTAGGGTGTGATATTTTCCAGTAATTAATATCCACAATAACGAATGCACAATGGAATGTGATCCCAGCGGTAAATTGATCATAAATCCAATAAGAAAAATATTTAAGCTTCCGCACAAAAATATTACAACTGCACATGTCATTCTGGCCAACAAAATGTGACTTAGATGAAAGTCATAGGCAAAATCTAAGTTACCTTACATGGTAAAGGTTTCAAATGAACATTTTGATCTGTAAGCTTTTCCTCCAAATCAAACTGCTCAAAATTGGAACCAAGATCAACTTAATTGACATAGGTCTTTCTTATGCATGTGAAATCATTTGTTGTGGTACTTGCATGTCCTTGACATTTGAGACGAAATTTTTTCACTGTACCATGCTGAAAAGGATTTTCAAGACTAATCAGCACATATAATTTCGCTATATATTCAAAGCCAAATACTCCAGAAACATTATATTGACAGTCAAAGTTTCAGAAGCTTTGCTGGATCGAGTTGGCGCAAAGCATCACATTTTCATGACCAATCGTTTGACATAGCCATGAACAATCATGGAGATGGGTAGAGTAGACGACAAATTACGCACATAGCAGGCTTGTGTCCTATTCGCCTGTTCTTGTGCCGCGGGTTCCGGTGTTTTCTTTATTTCGCTCCCAAGAAACCTGGCATTGTTTACAAGGTAAGAGgggctaagtgtgggttagagAAACTAGCCTCGGTGATCACGCGGCGGGCAAGGCTTGCAATGATTAACAAATACAATATGGTACTGGGTGACAGATGCAGGGATAAGACCTTGAGATTGAGACGCAGGTGCTCACACTGTACTGCCACTTGCAGGTCAACTTTCCAAAAATCAAGACCCTGCAGCTTGTGTTCTATCATCAGCAGATGGTGACGCTTAAAGCCTCAAACAATACCTCTATATAACATACACGCACTCACGCAGACTTACCCGGAATTTTTAAAGCCGTTACACACCAGCTTGCAGGTATGAACGATCAGTCGATGCCAACAAATGGTGTGTGGAAAGGGGAAACGTGCCATCACCTTTGCAACGTAAGCCATGCTGCTTAGCCAAGGTAACCCTGATGTCAGCtacatttttatttatatatgaacGTCGTTTGAACAAATCGCTAATGCAAGCTTATTGCTAGAAGTCTGTTTTGTTGAAGGTCTTAAGCTGGTCACTCTTAGAGTGATGCCAGCCATTGGAAGGAAAATCAAAATGTGGATgagtaatactccctccatcccaaattataagtcattccaagaatcttggagagtcaaagcatctcaagtttgatcaaaattatagagaaaattataaagatttatgatatcaaataggtatactatgaaaatataattgatgaagaatctataGATAATTatatgacatcataaatattattatattatcatataaatttggtcaaacttgagatactttaactctccaagattcttggaatgacttataatttgggatggatgagtagCATACAGCCTGCTGCCCTCTTTTTCTCTTTTGGCTTCAAGCCTGTGTAATCCCATTGTACACATTCccttttatttatatatataaaaataggTAGGAGCCTCCCCTGCTGATCCCTCAAAAAAATGAGTGGACTACATGATTTTCATAGCTCTTTTACAAAATTATGCAGGAAATAGTTCAGTCAAAAGTATGGTAGAAACCAAGGCGGTGGCAGATAATTACCACAAATAGTAGGATTATAATTAAATATAAATAAGGGATAAATAATTTGaagcaaaataaataaattacagAAATTTGAAATAACACGGGGATGTATTTTGGATGAAGGCAATTATTTAAATGCTAGGGAGGAGGAAATGACGTAATAGGGTAGCGACTGTTTTGCACAATCAGGTACTTTTAATTTCCAAATAAGTATAttaacaaaacaaaaaacatcGATACAAATTCAAAATACGGTACTTGGGAGACACATCCTTGTACCCCTCTTGCGGGGATCCTATATCCCTGCCATTATTGAGAAAGAGCAGCACAAGAGCATGCGCAGCACCGCCCGATGCTATATTGGATGAGTTTATGATCAAAATGAATGTCACCATCAGAATGAGCAATGATTGGTTCAGCGGCAATCGAATATATAGAGGAAACACGAACATGTTGTATGAGTACAAAAAAGGcacattttgttttattttgatcCAATGGGAGGACCCATTAATAAAGCTCAATGGAACCCCAGTGCTTTCGAGCACACACACGGTGAGCATAAATGGTAAAGGAGTTTACAAGAGAACGGGATGATGCGTAGTTTAGcaagacaaaaaaaacaaactCAGGTTTGGCACTTCTGGTGTACAATTGCTGGACCTTACTCATCATACTCTCCCTTTGTGATCCACATCTGCCATAGACATACAGCATTGGAGTGCACTGTTAGTACGCATTTTTAGGAGAGAGTAGGGCATTAAAAAAAACTGTGCCCCTGATACATGTTAGTAAAGCTTGTCAAAAAACTTATTGTGAAAAGAAACGATAGTAAAAATATGAAGAGAAACCGGTttaagaaacaacagagaaaaacatATAGAATGGCAGCTGCAACGCTATTTGGGCAACAGAAATGTGTAATATTCACCTGTTGGAAGGTGCTAAGGGGGATGCCAGGATAGACCCTCCGATCCATACGCTATATTTCCGGTCACCCGGTGCCACCACATTGATCTTGCTGCTTGGTGCAAGGGTAGTGATCTCCTTTATCAAGCGATCAGCAAGGCCACGGAACCTGGTTGAGCCCCCACTGAGCACAATGGTACCATAGAGGTGCTTTCTAATATCTATGTCACAATTCATGATACAATTGTAGGTTGCCTTGTGGATTCCAGGATCTTCGATGGCAAACAAATTAGGCTGGAAGAGGACTTCAGGGCAGCTGAACCTCTCTGCCCCGATTGATCACCCTGTTCATCAGGGAGCCCATAGCACTCCTCCATGGAAGATCTAGCTGATCTTGGAAGTCTCCAGATCATGCTTGTAGTCTAGTGCCACATATGCGCACTTCTCCTTAATGTTCCGTACAGTTTCCCGATCAGCATTTGTGGTAAAGGAGTAACCTCTTTCATTGAGAACACCCTGCAATATTTCAGTGAGTTTGCGTCCAGCAAGTTTGCTATGAGAAAATACATTTGGAACAGGATACCCCTGTAAGATTGGCACAATCTGGGTCACACCGTAACCGGAGTCTACCGCAATACCTACAGCAAACAACAAATTTCTCATAGACTGTTATGTCACCAGAGACCACAATTGTTACCTGTTGTGCGACGTCACCACTGGAATAGAGGGAAAGCGGGGCCTGGAAGGCAACATACATGGCTGGAACATTGAAGGTCTCGAACATTATTTGGGTCATCTTATCCCTGTTAACCTTGGGGTTGTTGTGGATCGCATCTGTCAGCAGCACAGGGTCCTCGTCAGGTGGTACACGGAGCTCATTGTAGAACGTGTGATGCCAAATCTTCTCCATGTCATCCCAGTTAAACGCCATGGTCGATGGGATATTTCAAGGTCAATGTACTCCTCTTCAACTTGGCCTCATAACCAACATAGTTGTCCTTCTGCTCCATCCCTCCGTGACATTTCTTTTTCGCGGGTGTCCAACAACACTGTCGAACACAGTCCTCGGTGCATCATCGCCAGCAAAACCACTCTGCAATCACCATGGACCAGCTGAGAGAAGCAGGTGCTCAAACACAGCAACAGCCACTAGCAAGGTCAAGTTTCTCCAGATGAACGCCTGCTTGTGTGAGATTATCAGCAGATGGTGCCGCTCAAACAAGAGCTCCATATAAAATATTTATGCAGATAAATTATTAAAAACTAGCCTGCTATATTTCGCCTCTAAGCGCGCACTTTATCCGGAATTTTGAATGACCTGACGCACAAGCTTGCAGGTGTGATTGTGAACCCTAGCTGGTCTGGCCTGGGCACATGTGTTTGGTCAGTCAATACCAACAACTACTGCTGTGTGGGAAAGGGGAGACGTTTACATGTAATCACCTTTATAACGTAAGCTACGCTGCTTAGCCATGGTAGACCCCAGATGTCAGCTGCAATGTTATTCCTCATTCCCAATTCTTGTGAGGTTAAGCACGGTGACGAAAGAAAGATTACCAAGGTGTTTGCTGAGCGCTCCGTGGAGGGACACGTCCACCAACCTCAGAGCCCGGTGGTTGCTGCACGAGACGCCGACCCATCGGCAGAAGGATACGTTGGATGTCCAGTTGCTGGTGAGGATTCCGAGAGAATCAGAGAGCAGCGATTTGAAAGCCAACAGGGCAGTGGGGTCGGTGTAGCTACCATTAAGATGGGTTGCACTTGGGCTTAGAGACGAAGAAATGACAGCAGGCAATAGGACCGGAAGCAAGATGGCCAAAAACACTAGAGGTCACGTGTCAAAGTCTTGACTCgtgtttcctttatttttttgtcACACGGTATGTGACAAATATATTTCTATGgtggcaaaaaaaaacagtgtCACTGTTATCTTGACTCGAAGTCAACAGAGATCTTTTATATTATTATAAATTAATAAATATTTAGAGATATTTCGCTAAATCTGAATCCACGATCTCAATAGCTAGTGATCGACAAAAACACATTTTGTTCCTGACTATACAAAAACACATTATACAAAAGATGTTAATTGACATGAATAAAGGTATAGCCGATCAATTGCATGTGGTGCTAGTTTATATATATTTGACAAGGGCCAAATTGAAGTCTGTCAGAGCACACTATAGAGTGGTGGCGTTATCTTTTTGCAATTTCATCTCCCACTATAGAGTGGTGTCCCTATGCTTTTTTCTCCTAGATGGATTTAAATCTAAGAAACCGTTGTCCTTTATTTGCATATAAGATTATGACACCCCGATTTATTGCTTGCTCTACTTCGATCTGCATCACCCATAAGCTATCGATTGAAAATGCTCTACTGCAGGGACAGCATCTCAGTGGCTAAGTAGAAGAAGCTTAGTTGGTCATATTCCTTGTCGTGAAATCAGTCCACTAAGGTTTATATCCTAAACTCAGCACGGGTACATGCATTGTTCTGGATTATTTAGGAAATAACTATGCTATATATCCTTTCAGTGATAGGCAAGTATATCTGTCAACAGTGAGATGCCTATTATGACTGTCAATCTCAAAGTATGTTAGTCCGGACTCTTTGATTATTTGTTTACAGGAAAATAACTATGCTATCCTTTAGTGATAGGCAAGTATATCTGTCAACACTGAGATGCCTATTATGACTTTGTTAATCTCAAAGTATGTCAGTCCGGACTCTTTGATTTGTTCACAGGAAAATAACTATGCTATCCTATAGTGATAGGCAAGCATCTGTCAACAGTGAGATGCCTATTATGACTATGTCAATCTCAAAGTATGTCAGTCCAGACTCTTTGATTTGTTCACAGGGATATATATGGTGTGGATGGACTTGTAGAAGTGAGTATGCGTACCTGTATATGAGCATCCTCTTTGTaccatatttcaaaaaaaaaaaggcaacatCATGGTTATGGTTTCTATATGAATTCATGATAAATATATGTCAAAGCTCGTGTAACTTGTGTGATGAATGGTATTTTCTCTCTCTCAAGGTAACCCAAACAAAAAACAATTCTATGTGACATTGACTTGAACTGTCCTGAATTGGTGAAGTCAATAGGGATTCTTTAAAAAAATACGATACTATTAAGAAATTAATCTTCAGAGTACGTAGCTCTGGGAATGTAATTACACGAATGAACTCGGTAGTGGTCAAGATTTTTGTTAGAGATCACTAAAAAAGATAGTCACCCTCGAGCTTGTTTTCTCCGGCAAATGCCAACTAACCTGGCAGAGTTTAGGCCCTTCTACAAAGTCAATTAACCTCGGTTGTCCTGATCTGGCGTGAAAACCATATTAACCTCGCATCCTCTCTGTTGCTTTGGTCTCAAAGCTAAGAGTTATTTGCTAATGGCTGAAGTGTGAAATGGCTTACTCTCGGGCGCTCGAAGTTAACCTCGAGTCACGAGCTCTTCACTATGTTTTTTCTACTCAGGATTGCTGAATTGAATGCGCCAAGGTTGAAGGCATGAGGCTGGGCTACTTTTCCAGCTTGAGGCTAAGAACCTTCCAAGCACGAGGCTAAGGAATCAACCAGTGTGAGGCTAAAGATGAAGAGGCGTGAAAAGCATGACTGCAAGGAGGCATGAGAAGCATGAACCCCCGGAGGCATGATTAGCATGATTGTCTGGAGGCGTGAGGAGCGTGACTCAGTGGGAGAGTTAAATTTGTACAAGTTACCTCCAAAGACCATTATGCACGGCATTttctaggaatgtagtaggTGAGAAAGGGTATTCATGATATGTAAAATGACCCTTGGgttactataaaaggggagccctaccccgttgtATAAAGGGACGGATAATTTTGAACGAGACCATGAGTGCTTCTCCTACGTCGTTGTGTTTGAGTCTCCCTGAGATTTGTAATTTTAGGGATTGCTACTCTTTTGTATTTCCTTAGATGAAAAAATGTTAAAGCAAGGAAAGTTACATATATACATCCGAATTTCGGACAACCAACTTGAAGTTCTGCTCTACTTCGAAAGATTAGAGAAATTAAGAGTTAGGCTTCTCTGCCAACTAATATACTCCCTTAaaaattgtaagttattttgactttttaaaATACTTAGGTTTTACTATATATATTAACATAGAATACATCTAGGTGCATAAGGTTATATAcaaagccaaaacgacttacaatttgaatgGGAGGGAGTCACATTTAGTTTGTGGGAACAAAGACAAAATAGGATATCCAAAGTTCTTATATTGTTTGGATGAGGGATTGCTAGGATTTCGTGAACCCACCCAAGGAATGAATCAGTTTCTTAAAAAGGCTCTACCTGTTACTAAAGGTAAGGCTCCacccagaacaaaaatgggatATTACtaaagcctccacccggtactaaagggtgcataCTGACCCTAACTCGCTCCCCGCAAAGTCTTtatcttctctttcttctcctcaCACGTGtgccttccttttcttctctcgCCCTCCTCATCTCCCGACCACCTCTCTCCCTCTGTCCTTCCCCTCCACTTCTCTCCCTCCAGGTTGgccctctgcctcccctcccctccccctacGATCTCCCCACACTGGCAATGAGGAGCAGCGGTGACGCGCGGAGGGGCACGACGGCATCGTACGAGGGCGGCGGTAGGCTGCGTCTTGTTGCATCTTGTGGCAAATCGCATggttgtcacacccgattttaaggacaaaaccgagtgctacctatatgtatgccaggatcaagtttcatacattaGTGAATAATAGCTACAGTATCATGtaaaagatacaaataaagacttacgagaACTATCAGAGATACACAGCGTAATACTGGCAgtaacggaggctccaaacttcacaagaaattgactgggggttgcgtacacCTAGAACTCAACACCATCTTCACACCAAACTCGATAgcaacttcttcttctgagcaacgttggttatagcaagggtgagcacatgtcatactcagcaagtgtggaggagaatatgaatgcaaggcttaaacaaggaaaggctgactggttgactgcattaagtatttttagttggtcaaattttattagcacctgattactaaggtataagtatataccaacccacaattaatataaacataagccataagcatatgaCACAACCATAACCATAGCACAAACcacaatttaagtccatcttcaagttcgattatcatgtgagggttcaggccgctcttgaccgtgagcacggctgatcaatcagttttacactctgcagaggttgcacatctttacccacaagttgtgtaaaagttcaaagaactttggacccaaccatgctgtgctgatcaggcactcatcacacttccgaggtgtgactgcatagggacgatACAAGGCCTTTGCAAAGATTTGCTAGTaggtggtaacccgctaaggttttcTGCTACTAGCAGAGCATaacagtcccctagtgggtatagtgtcttaaCAAAGCCCACTTCTCAAGAGAACGAGTGCTATACCCCATCTGCCaccgcccctcttgccctttcggtaagattaccccagactagagtttctaattaattagccaagatcagagccataatagttcttgtggttgcactattttcctaggtggttctccatgttccgattaaacatagtgatcttgtattaaagaaatgtatagcataaataaaacaagttcatcatattgttcattagaaccaccgtaacccaagtatagcagctaagcatagctacgtAATAGAAAGATAAACCCAGTttgacaaggaatgatcataaagACTAGGCAATCCTTAATAGGaaccatcaaattaaatgcaagcatatgcaatagtgattaaataaagttattgggacaaaattataaggacacacttgcctttctcatacgtaaagttactcttactgctcttcggcttcttACTCTTCAAAACTTccgaacagcgatccttctactcgaagcaaacatcaCCACAAGCATACAagcaacaaacaagtacaactaagaacaataaaccaaaaccaa containing:
- the LOC101756052 gene encoding probable WRKY transcription factor 63, encoding MERVSAPGFAASEILAKGRESAARLHAMLDQQQLPEISTMPHELQDLVEQILHCCDRALAALNGSMGKKRKPERGGPADLPSTTRSKRLRVSGGERGIRVEKKWTMEDGFAWRKYGQKNIHGSKHPRLYFRCSYNDDNGCRARRQVQQSEADPSVYIITYFDEHTCCMGTSLMGNDEKVEKFVINFGSAGVMDGELNGSPSSTCDDDGLVVCEKPDLCNSPEELQAAMDHEAAELLEQSTPVLEELGMSSPWWQPLGGCLEWEVGQCENLFYIGESIDIDSLLQ